A part of Gemmatimonadales bacterium genomic DNA contains:
- a CDS encoding SEL1-like repeat protein, whose translation MEFVTVADGQTMFNVAPGSGDPFEQLLEQVRLAAEGAYDILGEMGRSKSGNVVYLARELEGGNLVAMKLSREAGAPDEFNLEVVRTLDGSVPGLESKCPECKGTLPDWDRFCFRCGADLSVVGFTPPDDEGAEILAAVKEATAGAYDIVGKMDRADGGGVVFFARDLERNRLVALRLKQDQSADPEQASYSIGETQVFRPLAAELGATQVAPAASVYPTPLPAPAPVIPSAATPAAAQPVQVGSPSGSMGKKLALAAGVVLLVVIAVVAFSGGDDVVPVSPPPAVSETPLAAEPVEPPPPAPEVLAAADSGTIAVGVPLPGGARLTIDGRAVQGAQHRVAAGLRVVALAASGYEPVRERIEVGAGQTVVWRPQLARVVASAPVPTPAPAPAPAPVPPPPVAAVTPTCARAVSRSEWSAALELCRAEAQAGNATAQRNLARLYDDGSGVPQDRAQAADWYQRAAAGGNRESQERLGYLYRDGLGVRRDDRQSASYFLQAAQGGQVRAQLEYGVALEDGKGVSRNQTEAAQWYEKASAGGSPQAARRLGRLYERGAGVAKDEAEAARWYRIAGERGDAEAQYFLGRLYKDGKGVARSPEQALEWFQKAAAQGHRDAANEVRRLERP comes from the coding sequence GTGGAGTTCGTGACTGTGGCCGATGGTCAGACCATGTTCAATGTCGCCCCGGGTAGTGGCGATCCGTTCGAACAGCTGCTGGAGCAAGTCCGCCTTGCCGCCGAAGGTGCCTATGACATCCTGGGCGAGATGGGGCGGAGCAAGAGCGGCAATGTCGTGTATCTCGCCCGGGAGCTCGAGGGCGGCAATCTGGTGGCGATGAAGCTCTCGCGTGAGGCGGGTGCGCCGGACGAGTTCAACCTCGAAGTGGTTCGCACGCTGGACGGATCAGTGCCGGGGTTGGAGAGCAAGTGTCCCGAGTGCAAGGGCACCCTGCCGGACTGGGACCGCTTTTGTTTCCGCTGCGGTGCGGACCTTTCGGTCGTCGGCTTTACGCCGCCGGACGACGAGGGGGCCGAGATCCTCGCCGCCGTCAAGGAGGCGACGGCGGGCGCCTATGATATCGTCGGCAAGATGGATCGTGCCGATGGTGGCGGGGTGGTCTTCTTTGCCCGTGATCTGGAGCGGAACCGTCTGGTGGCACTCCGGCTCAAGCAGGATCAGAGCGCCGACCCCGAGCAGGCGAGCTACTCGATCGGTGAGACGCAGGTCTTCCGTCCTCTTGCTGCGGAACTTGGCGCGACTCAGGTTGCGCCCGCTGCTTCGGTCTACCCAACGCCATTGCCCGCTCCTGCGCCCGTCATTCCTTCAGCGGCAACGCCAGCTGCGGCGCAGCCTGTGCAGGTCGGCTCGCCTTCAGGGAGCATGGGGAAGAAGCTTGCCCTGGCTGCCGGAGTGGTGTTGCTCGTGGTGATTGCCGTGGTGGCCTTCAGCGGCGGTGATGACGTCGTGCCGGTCTCGCCACCACCTGCGGTGAGCGAGACGCCGCTCGCGGCCGAGCCGGTCGAGCCGCCGCCGCCCGCGCCGGAGGTGCTGGCCGCCGCTGATTCCGGCACGATCGCGGTCGGCGTACCCCTGCCCGGCGGGGCTCGTCTGACCATCGATGGTCGCGCGGTGCAGGGTGCACAGCATCGTGTTGCGGCGGGGCTTCGGGTCGTGGCCTTGGCAGCGTCCGGTTACGAGCCAGTCCGTGAGCGGATCGAAGTCGGGGCCGGGCAAACCGTGGTCTGGCGTCCGCAGCTTGCTCGGGTCGTTGCGTCGGCGCCGGTCCCGACTCCGGCCCCCGCCCCGGCTCCAGCGCCGGTTCCGCCGCCGCCGGTTGCGGCGGTGACGCCGACGTGCGCTCGTGCGGTCAGCCGGTCGGAGTGGAGCGCGGCGCTGGAACTGTGCCGCGCCGAGGCACAAGCCGGGAACGCAACTGCGCAACGGAACCTCGCCAGGCTCTATGACGACGGAAGCGGGGTGCCGCAGGACCGTGCGCAGGCAGCTGATTGGTATCAGCGCGCCGCGGCAGGTGGGAATCGGGAGTCGCAGGAACGGTTGGGGTACCTGTATCGAGACGGTCTTGGGGTGCGCCGAGACGACCGCCAGTCGGCAAGTTACTTCCTGCAGGCGGCGCAGGGCGGGCAGGTGCGGGCGCAGCTCGAGTACGGTGTTGCCCTCGAGGATGGCAAGGGTGTCAGTCGGAACCAGACTGAAGCTGCGCAGTGGTATGAGAAGGCGTCTGCCGGGGGGAGTCCGCAGGCGGCTCGTCGGCTGGGCCGCCTGTATGAACGTGGGGCGGGCGTTGCCAAGGATGAGGCCGAGGCCGCCAGATGGTATCGAATCGCGGGCGAGCGGGGAGATGCCGAGGCGCAGTACTTCCTGGGACGGCTCTACAAGGACGGCAAAGGGGTGGCCCGATCGCCTGAGCAGGCGCTCGAGTGGTTCCAGAAGGCAGCGGCGCAGGGGCACCGCGACGCGGCCAATGAGGTCAGGCGGCTCGAGCGTCCCTGA